A region of Chloracidobacterium sp. DNA encodes the following proteins:
- a CDS encoding OmpA family protein, producing MKVKNLRSGQVVLLAIILFTGMIVNASAQTAFKSIGFNENVKIKGVIATRGADSLTMRDVSSADIYYVDLLPSTKVQTYKKVLRGGDQFPASYLLRGLRIQVSGTGNADGHIIARQIDFDPEDLRTAQALQVSVDPVEAQAEANRKKIEENEARIAATEENAKRMAGQIDEAQAMAAAAQASADRANNRINGLGDYNTIKTIVVPFATGSAALGPKGKQIIDEARAWVKTQDTKGWMISVIGFADSTGNSAKNKTLSEKRANAVIGYLVTKYGLPLTRLVQPFGAGSDMPAAENTTAAGRAQNRRVEIKLLLNKGIAGN from the coding sequence ATGAAAGTTAAAAATCTTAGATCGGGCCAAGTAGTCTTATTGGCCATAATTTTGTTTACAGGGATGATCGTAAACGCATCCGCTCAGACGGCCTTTAAGAGCATCGGCTTCAACGAAAACGTAAAGATCAAAGGTGTGATTGCGACTCGGGGTGCAGATTCGCTGACGATGCGCGATGTTTCGAGTGCTGACATATACTATGTCGATTTGTTGCCGAGCACTAAAGTTCAAACCTATAAAAAAGTGCTTCGCGGGGGCGATCAATTTCCGGCAAGTTATCTGCTAAGGGGACTTCGAATCCAGGTAAGCGGAACAGGAAACGCCGACGGACACATTATAGCGAGACAGATCGATTTCGATCCGGAAGATCTGAGGACTGCGCAAGCCCTACAGGTTAGCGTTGACCCCGTTGAGGCGCAAGCTGAGGCAAACAGAAAGAAGATAGAGGAGAACGAAGCAAGGATCGCAGCGACTGAGGAAAATGCGAAACGTATGGCTGGCCAGATCGACGAAGCTCAGGCAATGGCCGCTGCTGCACAAGCCTCGGCGGATCGCGCCAACAATCGTATCAACGGGCTTGGTGACTATAACACCATAAAAACGATCGTCGTTCCGTTCGCTACCGGCAGTGCTGCACTCGGACCGAAGGGCAAGCAGATCATCGATGAAGCACGGGCATGGGTAAAGACGCAGGATACTAAGGGTTGGATGATATCGGTCATCGGCTTTGCTGATTCCACAGGAAACAGTGCAAAGAACAAGACACTTAGCGAAAAGCGTGCAAATGCGGTGATTGGATATTTGGTCACGAAATACGGTTTGCCGCTAACGCGTCTCGTTCAACCATTCGGAGCGGGTTCTGATATGCCGGCGGCAGAGAACACAACAGCCGCTGGGCGGGCACAGAATCGCCGCGTTGAGATCAAATTGCTGCTCAACAAGGGAATTGCGGGCAACTAA
- a CDS encoding cysteine desulfurase: MLRRIYLDNSATTPIDPRVIEAMMPYLTDKFGNASSIHFFGQESRAAIDKARHQVAGLINARQHEIVFTSGGTEANNLAIRGLIEANAKYGSHIITSSIEHPSVKSLCEDLEKNGCTVTFLPVYENGIVRIDDVKAAITEKTVLISIMAANNEIGTLQPIAEIGNLVTDLRKTGRKLWFHTDAVQAAGKIPIDVEQIACDLLSISGHKIHAPKGIAALYVRRGARLHSQNIGGHQERERRGGTEFVANIVAFGKACELASTDLDNTAIKLQELRDKFEYEISERISSLVFNGDSTNRLPNISNISFRGVEGEGLLISLDMVGVAVSTGSACSSGSLEPSPVIRALGGDEDVARSAIRFSFSRNNSFEEIDHVLSILPNSVENLRKLAPSYVGKVG; this comes from the coding sequence ATGCTCCGCCGAATATACCTCGACAACAGTGCAACAACGCCTATTGATCCCCGCGTGATCGAAGCGATGATGCCTTATTTGACCGATAAATTTGGCAATGCTTCCAGTATTCACTTTTTCGGCCAGGAATCTCGAGCGGCTATAGATAAGGCTCGACATCAAGTTGCCGGGTTAATCAATGCCCGGCAACATGAGATCGTATTCACATCAGGCGGAACAGAAGCTAATAATCTCGCCATCCGCGGCCTTATCGAAGCGAACGCCAAATACGGTAGTCACATCATTACCTCATCCATCGAGCACCCATCGGTCAAAAGCCTCTGCGAAGACCTGGAAAAAAATGGCTGCACAGTTACTTTTTTGCCCGTCTATGAAAACGGTATTGTCCGCATTGATGACGTAAAAGCCGCGATCACTGAAAAAACAGTCCTTATTTCTATAATGGCCGCAAATAACGAGATCGGAACCCTCCAACCGATCGCTGAGATCGGCAACCTCGTTACCGATCTGCGCAAAACTGGCAGAAAGCTTTGGTTCCATACAGATGCGGTTCAGGCAGCAGGCAAAATTCCGATCGATGTAGAACAAATAGCCTGCGATCTGCTATCGATCTCGGGCCATAAGATACATGCACCAAAAGGAATCGCGGCATTATACGTCCGTCGCGGAGCAAGGCTTCACTCGCAAAATATAGGCGGCCACCAAGAACGCGAACGGCGAGGCGGTACAGAATTTGTCGCGAACATAGTGGCGTTTGGAAAGGCCTGCGAACTGGCAAGCACGGATCTAGATAATACGGCCATAAAATTACAGGAACTACGCGATAAATTTGAGTACGAGATCAGCGAACGTATATCGAGCCTTGTTTTCAATGGAGACAGCACAAATCGCCTGCCAAACATCTCCAATATCTCATTTAGGGGTGTTGAAGGTGAAGGGCTACTAATAAGTCTTGATATGGTTGGAGTAGCCGTGTCAACGGGTTCTGCTTGTTCATCCGGCTCGCTCGAACCTTCTCCAGTGATTCGAGCACTCGGCGGCGATGAAGATGTTGCACGCAGTGCCATTCGTTTTAGTTTTAGTCGCAATAATTCCTTCGAAGAGATAGATCACGTTCTCAGTATTCTCCCCAATTCCGTCGAAAACCTCAGAAAACTTGCACCTAGCTACGTTGGAAAAGTCGGATAA
- a CDS encoding SRPBCC family protein, translating into MFTVKASYTNEIEFNANIDKVREFFSNLTNFSELMPGIMQIHTDANGIAHWNIQAEIPFVGQMLQKFAVEPTENTAERIEWSPIPNEAENFLRYSADFLEKAKDVTLVHFSQAVELRRKKAGELHSLAWLAGESLISSEMTKSITEMIKVFVGRAKEKLES; encoded by the coding sequence ATGTTTACTGTAAAAGCTAGTTACACAAACGAGATCGAGTTCAATGCGAACATTGATAAGGTCCGCGAGTTCTTTTCAAACCTGACAAATTTCAGTGAACTAATGCCCGGCATTATGCAGATCCACACTGATGCAAATGGCATTGCGCACTGGAACATTCAAGCAGAGATCCCTTTTGTCGGCCAGATGCTGCAGAAGTTTGCTGTCGAACCGACCGAAAACACCGCCGAACGTATCGAATGGTCACCCATCCCGAACGAAGCTGAAAACTTCCTCCGCTACTCCGCCGACTTTCTCGAAAAGGCCAAAGACGTAACGCTCGTCCATTTCTCCCAAGCCGTAGAACTCCGCCGCAAAAAAGCGGGCGAACTTCACTCACTCGCGTGGCTAGCCGGCGAATCACTCATCAGCAGCGAAATGACCAAAAGCATCACGGAAATGATAAAGGTGTTTGTTGGTAGAGCGAAAGAAAAACTGGAAAGTTAG
- a CDS encoding IS1595 family transposase: MKETPLPRTLQEAVKAFAKERFCIDLIAAMRWSDGQAVCPKCAGKNNHFMASRKVWQCKNKECKKQFSVKFGTIFEDSAISLEKWLMAMWLLINAKNGISSYELHRGLGITQKSAWFVLHRIREAMTNGTIEKMSGTVEVDEAYIGGLAKNMHHAKRVRFGADKNSDKRVKAHQTAVFGMVQRGGKVRVKVVKNVRAEDVIPVIQANVEANSEVFTDQASIYRDLWYEYVHASVNHSIEYVRGAVHTNNIENFWSLLKRSIKGTYISVSPAHLQKYVEEQMFRYNERHGNDQQRFVAMLELISGKRLTYSQLIGYETGC; the protein is encoded by the coding sequence ATGAAAGAAACTCCATTACCGCGAACTTTACAAGAGGCAGTCAAAGCATTTGCCAAAGAACGATTCTGTATTGATCTAATCGCTGCTATGCGTTGGTCAGACGGTCAAGCTGTGTGTCCAAAGTGTGCAGGAAAGAACAATCACTTTATGGCATCGCGTAAGGTTTGGCAGTGCAAGAACAAAGAATGCAAGAAACAGTTCTCAGTTAAGTTCGGCACTATCTTTGAGGATTCGGCTATCAGTCTGGAAAAGTGGTTAATGGCAATGTGGTTGCTGATAAACGCTAAGAACGGCATTAGTAGCTATGAACTGCATCGCGGTCTAGGTATCACTCAAAAAAGTGCTTGGTTTGTCCTACATCGCATCAGAGAGGCTATGACCAACGGCACTATTGAGAAAATGTCTGGAACCGTTGAAGTCGATGAGGCTTATATCGGTGGACTGGCTAAGAATATGCACCACGCCAAGCGTGTAAGGTTCGGTGCTGATAAAAATTCAGATAAGCGCGTTAAGGCTCACCAAACCGCTGTATTCGGTATGGTTCAACGTGGTGGCAAGGTTCGCGTAAAAGTAGTGAAAAACGTCCGAGCCGAAGATGTAATCCCTGTCATTCAAGCGAACGTAGAAGCCAACTCAGAGGTTTTCACCGATCAGGCGAGTATCTACCGCGATTTGTGGTATGAATACGTTCACGCAAGCGTTAATCATTCAATTGAATATGTTCGCGGTGCGGTGCATACCAATAATATTGAGAACTTTTGGAGTCTCTTGAAACGGTCAATCAAAGGAACTTACATCAGCGTGAGTCCTGCACACCTACAGAAATACGTCGAGGAGCAAATGTTTCGTTATAACGAACGACACGGCAACGATCAACAAAGATTCGTTGCTATGCTTGAGCTGATTAGCGGAAAGCGTCTTACCTATTCACAGCTAATCGGCTATGAAACGGGATGCTAA
- a CDS encoding radical SAM protein, whose translation MDFATKEIFKRYASILVGRPISPVFLNILVTSVCDMRCTHCFFTEELDDRPRKKLQMKTDEIAKISETLGGNLGVLVLAGGEPFTRKDLPEIVRAFYENNKLDSVYLMSNGQIHPRIFPDVARIMDECPKLNVSVALGIDGMKDAHEKIRRKEGSWDKAIHTARTLQQMKKEQYPQLDIQTCTCVMHSNEDTIFDWYDFLKYDLKPDKVNINYIRPPSADPIELQFDHTRYQKLSQMILEDTKDATLKNNYGGASGFFKAAVDIYMHDIIAKTKEEGKAQLKCYAGSAGAVIYDNGVLSSCENKADVLNLRDYDWDFQSAWRTDLMKERRKEVADGCHCTHESNCFYPSLPLNPGHLVKIMKLEGQMKKAAKKAGFLAGKEVALKA comes from the coding sequence ATGGATTTTGCAACAAAAGAGATATTTAAACGATACGCAAGCATACTTGTCGGACGGCCGATTTCGCCAGTGTTTCTAAATATTCTAGTCACAAGCGTCTGCGATATGCGGTGTACGCACTGTTTCTTTACAGAGGAACTCGACGATCGGCCGCGTAAGAAACTGCAAATGAAGACAGATGAGATCGCCAAAATTTCGGAAACGCTTGGCGGTAATTTGGGCGTTTTGGTGCTTGCGGGCGGCGAGCCGTTTACGCGAAAGGACTTGCCTGAGATCGTTCGTGCTTTTTACGAGAACAACAAGCTTGATTCTGTCTATCTGATGTCTAACGGACAGATTCATCCGCGTATTTTTCCGGACGTCGCTCGTATAATGGATGAGTGTCCTAAATTGAATGTTAGCGTTGCCCTCGGAATAGACGGTATGAAAGACGCTCATGAGAAAATTCGCCGCAAAGAGGGAAGTTGGGACAAAGCAATCCACACGGCCCGTACATTGCAGCAGATGAAGAAAGAGCAGTATCCGCAGCTCGACATCCAGACCTGCACATGCGTGATGCATTCAAACGAGGACACGATCTTTGATTGGTACGATTTTTTGAAATACGATCTCAAACCGGACAAGGTTAATATCAATTATATTCGCCCTCCATCGGCAGATCCGATCGAATTGCAGTTTGATCATACGCGTTATCAAAAACTGTCGCAGATGATACTTGAGGACACGAAAGACGCGACGCTCAAGAACAATTACGGTGGCGCTTCGGGCTTCTTTAAGGCTGCGGTCGATATCTACATGCACGATATCATTGCCAAAACCAAGGAAGAGGGCAAGGCCCAACTTAAATGCTATGCCGGTAGTGCTGGCGCCGTGATCTATGATAACGGCGTGCTTTCGTCTTGTGAAAACAAGGCGGATGTGCTGAACCTGCGTGACTATGACTGGGATTTTCAGTCTGCCTGGCGAACCGACCTTATGAAGGAACGCCGCAAAGAGGTAGCGGATGGTTGTCACTGCACGCACGAGTCGAATTGCTTCTATCCTTCGTTGCCGTTGAATCCGGGACATTTGGTCAAGATAATGAAACTCGAAGGCCAGATGAAGAAGGCTGCAAAGAAAGCAGGTTTTCTCGCGGGGAAGGAAGTTGCACTTAAGGCCTGA
- a CDS encoding EAL domain-containing protein, translating into MAALESLANCLYLRSKGFPFGRLMIPTNVSINTVSTTITFAIWQIVTHVGYVSANPDETQHLISMVGFLALTQFAVSSFLAAIFQALKDGSSLFATWRKDCFSSSMTQIVGAALAGFLFKLINFGDLITGAIAFIALGITYFSYKQSIDEVNVAINQAQTAEREKVETERDRRREAEKHASQLAVSLEKEEKANEALRKSEKDLQHAALYDSLTGLPNRKHFGDMLRRLIDQYKNDPAAAFQVLFLDIQKFKNINDSLGHTLGDKVLMVAAKRFVRMLSSGDMVARIGGDEFAIILRDLSTASKAQKVARRILTNISQPFSLSGNRISISVNIGIAPCDTEYNTPEEILRDADIAMHYAKEKQTGVAVFTKELRVRFLEHVRLENDLRNAIDRKELTMHYQPLVCLQDGTLLGFEALLRWHHSELGQIPPNKFIPIAEESGLIIPITTWILQETTNQLAKWQKIGSSHKDLIVSVNISGKHLGKDELVDDVENALAISKISPSSLKLEITESAAMENAEHTISILNRLKRLGVQLSIDDFGTGYSSLSYLHRLPFDTLKIDRSFVYSVGESGENSEILQTIISLAKSLKKKVIAEGIETETQLSLLQNLGCDYGQGYLLAKPLTKEKAEQALYESRGWLPHGDVRSVPDYTPPQTTETRL; encoded by the coding sequence GTGGCTGCACTTGAATCACTGGCAAACTGCCTTTATTTAAGGTCAAAGGGATTTCCTTTTGGCCGATTGATGATCCCGACCAATGTCTCGATCAACACGGTTTCGACGACAATAACATTTGCAATTTGGCAGATAGTCACTCACGTCGGATACGTCTCTGCAAATCCTGATGAGACGCAACATCTGATATCGATGGTTGGCTTCCTTGCCTTGACCCAATTCGCAGTATCATCATTTCTTGCAGCGATCTTTCAAGCTCTCAAGGACGGTTCGAGTCTTTTCGCAACTTGGCGAAAAGACTGTTTTTCGAGTTCGATGACGCAGATCGTCGGAGCGGCCTTGGCAGGTTTCTTGTTTAAGCTGATCAATTTCGGCGATCTCATAACGGGAGCCATCGCCTTTATTGCTTTAGGGATAACCTACTTTAGTTACAAACAGTCTATTGACGAAGTAAACGTTGCGATCAATCAAGCTCAGACTGCGGAGCGCGAAAAGGTCGAAACGGAACGCGATCGCCGACGAGAAGCTGAAAAACATGCTTCCCAGCTTGCGGTTTCACTCGAAAAAGAAGAAAAGGCCAACGAAGCCCTGCGTAAGAGCGAGAAGGACCTTCAACATGCGGCACTTTATGATTCACTGACCGGCCTTCCGAATCGAAAGCACTTTGGCGATATGCTGCGGCGGTTGATCGACCAATATAAGAATGATCCGGCAGCGGCATTTCAGGTCCTGTTTCTTGATATTCAGAAGTTTAAGAATATTAACGACAGTTTGGGGCACACGCTTGGCGACAAAGTGCTGATGGTAGCCGCAAAAAGATTTGTTCGAATGCTCAGCTCCGGTGATATGGTGGCACGCATCGGCGGTGATGAGTTTGCCATAATTCTTAGAGACCTTTCGACGGCCAGCAAGGCACAAAAGGTCGCCCGCCGCATCCTCACCAATATTTCTCAGCCTTTCTCGCTCAGCGGAAATCGCATTTCGATCAGCGTTAACATCGGCATAGCGCCTTGTGACACGGAATACAACACACCCGAAGAGATCCTTCGCGACGCCGATATCGCGATGCATTACGCAAAGGAAAAGCAGACCGGCGTAGCGGTGTTTACCAAAGAACTTCGCGTTCGCTTTCTCGAACACGTCAGGCTTGAGAACGATCTCCGCAACGCTATCGACCGGAAAGAGCTTACGATGCACTATCAGCCGCTTGTATGCTTGCAAGATGGTACGCTGTTGGGTTTTGAAGCTCTTCTGCGTTGGCATCACAGCGAATTAGGCCAGATACCGCCGAACAAATTCATACCCATCGCCGAAGAATCGGGCCTTATCATTCCGATCACGACCTGGATCTTGCAGGAAACTACAAACCAGTTGGCGAAGTGGCAGAAGATTGGCTCTTCGCACAAAGATCTGATCGTCAGCGTAAATATCTCGGGCAAGCATCTCGGTAAAGATGAGTTGGTTGACGATGTAGAAAATGCGCTGGCTATCTCGAAGATATCACCTTCTTCGCTCAAGCTTGAGATAACGGAAAGTGCCGCGATGGAAAACGCTGAGCACACGATCAGCATTCTCAACCGCTTGAAGCGGCTTGGCGTGCAGCTTAGCATCGACGACTTCGGGACCGGATATTCCAGCCTCAGCTACCTGCATCGCCTGCCGTTCGACACGTTGAAGATCGACCGTTCGTTCGTTTACAGCGTCGGCGAGAGCGGCGAGAATTCCGAGATACTGCAAACCATAATCTCGCTGGCAAAAAGCCTCAAGAAAAAGGTCATCGCCGAAGGCATCGAGACCGAAACGCAATTATCACTACTGCAAAACCTCGGCTGCGACTATGGCCAAGGCTATTTGCTTGCTAAACCTCTAACAAAAGAAAAAGCGGAACAGGCACTCTACGAAAGCCGCGGCTGGCTGCCGCACGGCGACGTTCGCAGCGTACCCGACTACACACCGCCGCAAACAACAGAGACGCGGCTGTAA
- a CDS encoding glycosyltransferase, whose protein sequence is MPITTPKILIISSDTGGGHRSAAQAIAEGLQTFWHGDSTVVRTIKAVEDSHHVTDKLVNLYNWMLRNKQHWMKYLYWAVNKIRPETREFFHKRCIGYLRSQFDKWCPHVVVSVHPLTQHIVAKILKELHLAEQVPLVTVVTDPCYGFWKGWACDDVSLYLVANDEARRQLLDYGIAENRIKVSGMPVDPKFREIDEADAQIARKAYGLDPDKFTVFLNAGWIGGGNIPQIFKELVRGELDVQAIFLAGKNEQLRIEAEQIAKHAKFPVKVIGYSNEIEKLMQSANVMISKLGGLTTFEAMACGLPIIADATTKPMPQEAGTVQLISDRGAGILLKRSVDIVPTIRSLIGNSRQYIDMKAATAGLTMPNSTEYIIREINALLPQTEPVVQAAA, encoded by the coding sequence ATGCCGATTACCACTCCAAAAATTCTCATAATCTCATCCGATACAGGCGGCGGGCATCGCAGTGCTGCACAGGCGATCGCTGAGGGTTTACAGACTTTTTGGCATGGCGATTCGACAGTGGTCCGCACGATCAAAGCGGTTGAAGACTCTCACCACGTCACGGATAAACTCGTTAATCTTTATAATTGGATGCTGCGGAATAAACAGCATTGGATGAAGTATCTGTATTGGGCCGTAAACAAGATCAGGCCTGAAACACGCGAGTTTTTTCACAAGCGATGCATCGGATATTTGCGATCACAGTTCGATAAATGGTGTCCGCATGTTGTTGTCAGCGTTCATCCTTTGACGCAGCATATCGTTGCGAAGATCCTCAAAGAATTGCATCTTGCAGAACAGGTTCCGTTGGTTACGGTCGTTACCGATCCTTGTTACGGCTTCTGGAAAGGATGGGCATGTGATGATGTATCGCTCTATCTCGTGGCAAATGACGAAGCGAGGAGACAACTGCTTGATTACGGAATTGCCGAGAATCGTATTAAGGTTTCGGGAATGCCAGTTGATCCAAAATTTCGTGAGATCGATGAGGCTGACGCTCAGATCGCTCGCAAAGCATACGGCCTTGACCCAGATAAATTTACCGTATTTTTAAACGCGGGTTGGATCGGCGGCGGAAATATTCCGCAGATCTTCAAGGAACTCGTTCGCGGAGAATTGGACGTTCAGGCTATCTTCCTTGCAGGCAAAAATGAGCAACTGCGGATCGAGGCCGAGCAGATCGCTAAGCATGCAAAGTTTCCTGTTAAGGTGATCGGATATTCGAACGAGATCGAAAAATTGATGCAGTCGGCGAATGTGATGATCTCAAAGCTTGGAGGCTTGACGACATTCGAGGCGATGGCATGCGGCTTGCCGATAATCGCGGATGCAACTACTAAGCCGATGCCGCAGGAAGCGGGAACGGTTCAGTTAATTAGCGATCGCGGAGCAGGGATATTGCTCAAGCGGAGTGTAGATATTGTGCCTACGATCCGCAGTTTAATAGGGAATTCTCGTCAATACATTGATATGAAGGCTGCGACTGCCGGACTGACAATGCCCAATTCGACGGAGTACATTATCAGGGAGATCAATGCTCTTTTGCCGCAGACCGAGCCGGTTGTGCAGGCGGCAGCGTGA
- a CDS encoding SDR family oxidoreductase: MSLLLEGKRAFISGGTRGIGAALCEVFAREGADVAFNYHSSDDLAEVVKQKIEAFGRRALSFKVSVTDRYGLKHVAREIKDAWGPVDVLVNNAAVNKGDNFATTTDKSWDWVVDTNVGSLFAVTKPFYKQMIRERVGAILNITSVGAIRSLPTSVHYATSKAAMIGFTKCLSREAANFGISVNAIAAGIFDTDLGNTLPDRLLEIHKHWVSKGRSGRPEELAEFAAFMVSDRNSYMNGEVVIVDGGAIT, encoded by the coding sequence TTGAGTCTTTTACTTGAAGGAAAACGTGCGTTCATATCGGGCGGAACGCGCGGCATCGGTGCAGCCCTTTGCGAGGTCTTTGCTCGCGAAGGCGCGGATGTCGCTTTCAATTATCATTCCAGCGATGACTTGGCCGAAGTCGTGAAGCAAAAGATCGAAGCTTTTGGCCGCAGGGCTTTGAGCTTTAAGGTCTCTGTGACCGACCGATACGGCCTTAAGCATGTCGCCCGCGAGATAAAAGACGCTTGGGGACCGGTCGATGTCCTCGTGAACAACGCTGCAGTTAATAAGGGCGACAATTTTGCGACGACCACCGACAAAAGTTGGGATTGGGTAGTTGATACAAATGTCGGCAGCCTGTTTGCGGTCACGAAGCCTTTCTACAAACAGATGATCCGCGAACGGGTCGGAGCTATCCTTAATATCACATCTGTCGGTGCGATCCGCAGTTTGCCGACTTCGGTTCACTACGCTACTTCAAAGGCTGCGATGATCGGTTTTACAAAATGCCTTTCGCGCGAGGCGGCAAATTTCGGCATCTCTGTAAATGCTATTGCTGCCGGAATCTTTGACACGGACCTTGGCAACACTCTGCCTGACCGCTTGCTCGAAATACACAAACACTGGGTATCAAAAGGCCGCTCAGGTCGTCCTGAAGAACTTGCCGAATTTGCCGCCTTCATGGTCAGCGACCGCAACAGCTACATGAACGGCGAAGTCGTGATCGTCGACGGCGGCGCTATTACCTAA